One part of the Ornithorhynchus anatinus isolate Pmale09 chromosome 21, mOrnAna1.pri.v4, whole genome shotgun sequence genome encodes these proteins:
- the GPR141 gene encoding probable G-protein coupled receptor 141, which yields MGHLSDMAASNVSHNTSYCVPMLTPFLTKLYLVVLIVGLAGVISILFLLVKMNTRSVTTTAVINLVVVHGLFLLTVPFHLSYLFRQQWDFSWDFCKFVSAMLHIHMYLTFIFYLAILLTRYLIFFKRKDKVEFYRKLHAVAASVALWLLILVLIIPVMFSHYGASGDYDKKHCFVFQKELTHYPVKIVNYFIAAGVIFLASLLLTCQVFITVKVMRKLPHPFLSHQEFWAQLKNLFFIGIIFVCFLPYHLFRLYYLQIKSPGTCNNLVYYNEVFLSLSTLSCFDLLLFVIGGSRWFKQNIIHLRRSLSCC from the coding sequence ATGGGTCATTTGAGCGACATGGCAGCCTCCAATGTGTCTCACAACACGAGCTACTGTGTCCCCATGCTGACCCCTTTCCTGACCAAGCTGTACTTGGTGGTGCTCATCGTGGGCTTGGCCGGGGTGATCTCCATCCTGTTCCTGCTCGTGAAGATGAACACGAGATCCGTGACCACCACGGCCGTCATCAACCTGGTGGTGGTCCACGGCCTCTTCCTCCTGACCGTGCCCTTCCACCTGTCCTACCTCTTCCGCCAACAATGGGACTTCAGCTGGGATTTCTGTAAGTTCGTCAGCGCCATGCTCCACATCCACATGTATCTCACCTTCATCTTCTACCTAGCCATCCTGCTCACCCGCTACCTCATCTTCTTCAAGCGGAAAGACAAGGTGGAGTTCTACCGGAAGCTGCACGCCGTGGCCGCCAGCGTGGCCCTGTGGCTTCTGATCCTGGTCCTCATCATCCCCGTGATGTTCTCTCACTACGGGGCATCGGGGGATTATGACAAGAAGCACTGCTTCGTCTTCCAGAAGGAGCTGACCCATTACCCCGTGAAGATCGTCAACTACTTCATCGCTGCTGGGGTCATTTTCCTGGCCAGCCTCCTCTTGACTTGCCAAGTGTTCATCACAGTGAAGGTGATGAGGAAGCtgccccatcctttcctctcccaccaggAGTTCTGGGCTCAGCTGAAGAACCTGTTCTTCATCGGCATCATCTTTGTCTGCTTCCTCCCCTATCACCTCTTCAGGCTCTACTACCTCCAGATCAAGAGCCCAGGCACGTGCAATAATCTGGTGTACTACAACGAAGTTTTCCTCAGCCTGTCAACCCTCAGCTGCTTTGACCTGCTCTTATTTGTGATCGGCGGAAGCCGTTGGTTTAAGCAAAATATCATCCACCTGCGGCGTAGCCTCTCCTGTTGTTAG